CGCTGCTGGCGGCGCCGGAAGCGCCGAACCGCCGGGCGATGACCGCGCACGCTAAGGCGCTGCGCGCGCGCGGGGCGAAGGCCGTGCTGCTGAAAGGCGGGCATCTGTTGGGCGAGAGTGCCGCCGATCTGCTGCTGACGGAGGGTAGCGGGCGCTGGTTCAGCGGGCCGCGCCTGCCGGGCCAGCGCCGGGGGACGGGCTGTGCCTTGGCAACGGCGATTGCCGCCGGGCTGGCGCAGGGCCGGGATCTGCCCGGGGCGATTGTGGCCGCACGGCGCTGGCTGCGCACCACCTGGCCAAAAGCAGCGGTCCCGGCGGGGCTGGCCGCATGACCGGTGCCCCGATGCTGCTCTCGGTTAACGGTCTTGCCGCAGGCTATGGCGCCGGGCGGGTGCTGGATGGAGTGGATTTTGCGCTTGCCCCCGGCCAGACGCTCGCCGTTCTGGGACGGAACGGCGCGGGCAAAACGACACTGCTGAAAAGCCTGCTCGGGTTAACCCAGCTACAGGCGGGGCACCTCCTGTTCGCGGGGCAGGATATGACCCGTTGGCCGCCTGAACGGCGGGCAATCGCGGGAGTTGGCTGGGTTCCGCAGGAACGGGCGATTTTCCGCTCGTTGACCGTTTTCGAAAACCTTGCCGCCGTCGCCCGGCCCGGCGCTTGGACCCCGGCACGGGTTCTGGAGCTATTTCCCAAGCTCGCGGTCCTGCGTCACCATAAAGGCGATCAGCTTTCGGGGGGGGAGCAGCAGATGCTGGCCCTCGGGCGGGCCTTGACCCTCAATCCGCGCCTGCTGCTGCTCGACGAACCGACCGAAGGGCTGGCCCCGGTGATCGTCGAGGAGGTGATGGCAGCCTTGCGACGGATCTTTACCGAGGAGGGGATGGCTGGAATCATCGTGGACCAGCATGCCCAACGCATCTTACGTCTGACCGATACGGCACTTGTGTTGGAGCGCGGACGGATCGCCTTCAGCGGCCCGAGCACGGCTCTTTCCGCCGACCCATTGTGGATGGAACGCCTGCTGGGCGTCGGTCAGGCGGCCTCGTAAAGCGCCTCGATCTCCGAGCTGTGCTGCACGAAGAGCCTCAGCAGATGCGGGTCGAAATGCTCGGGCTTCGTCCGTCCGTCGCCCTTTGTCATGATGGTCATGGTGTGGGCGTGATCGAAGCTCGATTTGTAAGCCCGCGGCGTGCGCAGCGCGTCGTACACATCGCAAAGGGCGACAATGCGCGCTTCTTCGGGCACGGCACCGCCCGCCAGCCCATCGGGATAACCGCTGCCGTCATAAGTTTCATGGTGGTGGCGGGCAACGAGCGTGGCAATGCCGAACCCTTCGCCGCCAAAGGCCACCAGCATCTCCGCTCCCAGGGGGCCGTGATCGCGCACATGGGCTTTATCGGCATCGGTTAAGGGGCCGGTCTTCCCGAGAATAGCCGCGTCCAGCCTCAGCTTGCCGATATCGTGCAGCACGGCGGCTTCGGCCAGTTTCGCCAGCCAACCGCTATCGGTTCGTCCGGCCAACCGCCCGACAAGATGGGCGAGGGCGCCGAGGCGGCTCGAATGGTGGCGCAACTCGCGGTCGGTCGCCAAACTGTCTTCGATCTGGCGCCATAGGGCCGGGGGCAGCGCCTGGAAGACCCGGTTGCCGAAACAGGCCGATGGCCCTAGGGCGGTTTCCGTCGCCCACGGCAAGTGATGCGCCATATGATGTCCCTCCCCCCAGAGGCTGCGAGAGCGGCCATAAGCGTTTTGGGTGCAAAATCGCTTATTTCTGCTCGCTTTGGGGGATACTGTCAGGAATTGCAGGGATTTGGCTATATAAAATGCTTATGCCTGGGATGACAGTCAGGAAAGGCTAGGTGTGATCGTAGAGGCGCTGGATCTCGGGACCGTGGTGCTGAAACAGGGCCAATAGGGCGGGGTCGAACTGTTCCGGCTTTGTGCGGGCGTCGCCCTTCAGCAGGATCGTCATGGTTTCGGCGTGGCTGACCGGCGGCTTATAGGCGCGCGGCGAGCGGAGGGCATCATAGACATCGCAGAGGCCGACGATCCGCGCTTCGAGCGGAATGGCTTCGCCGCGCAACCCATCCGGGTATCCCGACCCATCGAATTTTTCATGGTGACTGCGGGCAACAAGGGCGGAGAGCGCATAGGCCTCGCCGCCGTCCTCCGTCAAAAGCGCGTGGCCGAGGGTGCTATGGCTGCGGATATGACCAACTTCGTCCGGCGTGAGCCGCCCCGGCTTCAGAACGATCTGCTGATCCAACCGTACCTTGCCGATATCATGCAGTACGGCGGCTTCCGCCAGCCGGTCCAGCCCGCCCGCATCATAGCGGTTGGTTTTCGAGCCGAGGAAATGCGTCAACAGGCCAAGCCGATGACTATGATCACGCAGATCGGCATCGGTATGAAACGCTGGCTGCACTTTGGTCAGAAGGCGCGGCGGCAAAGCCGATAAGACCCGGTCGCCGAAGCCGGAAAAATCCGGCCTGCCGCCCGCGTCTAAGCGATCCCGTGTATGATGATCCCGTGTCATGTGCCGCCCTGTATTCCCCCACAGAGCGTAAGACTATTCGTTAACAGCGCGCCTGCCTATGGAAAACCACGCGCTTTCTAAGAATTATTCGCAGGTGTCTTACGGGCGTTACCCCGCGACGGTTGCAGGCGTAAAGGCAATTCCCTGCGCCAGTCGCACCGAAACCCGCCCGGCTTTTACCGCAGGATCGGCGGCGAGCACGGCCTGAAGGTCTGCCTCTGTTTTTCCTGGGGCGGCCACTGCGACGCCCAGCACATCGCTATCACCGAAAATCGCACAGACGATGGCCAGCGACCCATCGCGCAGCCGGTCCACCATATGGCGGGCATGTTCCCACTGCTGGGGTTGGGTTTCGGGATCGTCGAACCGGGGGCCTTTGCCCAGGATGAACAGCGGGCGGGGCGGGGTGCTGCTGAGCAGGGCCTGAAGCGTCGCATCGTCGGTCGTCATGCGCGTCTCGCCAAGGTTAGGGGGAGGCGCGTAAGTCTAAAACAAGACCG
This window of the Elstera cyanobacteriorum genome carries:
- a CDS encoding HD-GYP domain-containing protein, which translates into the protein MAHHLPWATETALGPSACFGNRVFQALPPALWRQIEDSLATDRELRHHSSRLGALAHLVGRLAGRTDSGWLAKLAEAAVLHDIGKLRLDAAILGKTGPLTDADKAHVRDHGPLGAEMLVAFGGEGFGIATLVARHHHETYDGSGYPDGLAGGAVPEEARIVALCDVYDALRTPRAYKSSFDHAHTMTIMTKGDGRTKPEHFDPHLLRLFVQHSSEIEALYEAA
- a CDS encoding ABC transporter ATP-binding protein codes for the protein MTGAPMLLSVNGLAAGYGAGRVLDGVDFALAPGQTLAVLGRNGAGKTTLLKSLLGLTQLQAGHLLFAGQDMTRWPPERRAIAGVGWVPQERAIFRSLTVFENLAAVARPGAWTPARVLELFPKLAVLRHHKGDQLSGGEQQMLALGRALTLNPRLLLLDEPTEGLAPVIVEEVMAALRRIFTEEGMAGIIVDQHAQRILRLTDTALVLERGRIAFSGPSTALSADPLWMERLLGVGQAAS
- a CDS encoding HD-GYP domain-containing protein, which translates into the protein MTRDHHTRDRLDAGGRPDFSGFGDRVLSALPPRLLTKVQPAFHTDADLRDHSHRLGLLTHFLGSKTNRYDAGGLDRLAEAAVLHDIGKVRLDQQIVLKPGRLTPDEVGHIRSHSTLGHALLTEDGGEAYALSALVARSHHEKFDGSGYPDGLRGEAIPLEARIVGLCDVYDALRSPRAYKPPVSHAETMTILLKGDARTKPEQFDPALLALFQHHGPEIQRLYDHT